A single Polyodon spathula isolate WHYD16114869_AA chromosome 6, ASM1765450v1, whole genome shotgun sequence DNA region contains:
- the LOC121317733 gene encoding dolichyl-diphosphooligosaccharide--protein glycosyltransferase subunit 2-like, with protein sequence MCWEWERQGPGLFQGSWLRKKESVGDSRGMEIEKSEEGEDEEGKKRRHKMKISPLAVLSCTLFILTFQAEYQAKHPNVPDIIIADSHQNLALSFQLVDENTGVELTPHQTFVHLHNQKTDQEVMFVAEPDSKNVYRFELDAAERKSEFNSVSGTYALHLIIRDATLENPILWNMADIVLKFPDEDAPSVVQSKNLYIAKPEIQHLFREPEKKPATVVSNAFTALVLAPFLLLIILWIKLGANISNFSITPSTLLFHLGHAAMLGLMYVYWTHLNMFQTLN encoded by the exons atgtgctgggAGTGGGAGAGGCAGGGTCCAGGGTTattccaaggttcttggctgaggaagAAGGAGAGCGTGggagattccagaggaatggagatagagaaatCCGAGGAGGGGGaggatgaggaggggaagaaaaggag aCACAAAATGAAGATCTCTCCTTTGGCTGTGTTGAGCTGCACACTGTTTATCCTCACCTTCCAG gCAGAGTACCAGGCTAAGCATCCTAATGTTCCAGACATAATAATCGCAGACAGCCACCAAAACCTGGCTCTGTCCTTCCAGCTGGTGGATGAGAACACCGGGGTGGAGCTCACCCCACACCAGACCTTTGTGCACCTGCATAATCAAAAGACAGACCAGGAGGTGATGTTTGTTGCTGAGCCCGACAGTAAAAATGTGTACAGGTTTGAGCTGGATGCTGCAGAGAGGAAATCTGAGTTTAATTCAGTGTCTGGCACGTATGCACTGCACCTCATCATCAGGGATGCCACGCTGGAGAATCCCATTCTCTGGAACATGGCTGATATTGTGCTGAAGTTCCCGGATGAAGATGCCCCCTCAGTGGTGCAGTCCAAGAACCTCTATATTGCCAAACCAGAGATCCAGCATCTGTTCAGAGAACCTGAGAAGAAGCCAGCGACTGTGGTTTCCAATGCATTCACAGCTCTGGTACTGGCTCCATTCCTGCTGCTGATCATCCTGTGGATTAAACTTGGTGCCAACATTTCAAACTTTAGCATTACCCCAAGCACCCTCCTGTTCCACCTGGGACACGCTGCAATGCTGGGGCTCATGTATGTGTACTGGACACACTTGAACATGTTTCAGACCCTCAa ttga